The Humulus lupulus chromosome 3, drHumLupu1.1, whole genome shotgun sequence genome window below encodes:
- the LOC133824150 gene encoding uncharacterized protein LOC133824150 produces MFANANPATWWHSVTDGCSQADPNDDEGAYVSEEDLQSLSSSDEDGNARRRKRSNNQFNHATNMDNFRFKLGMLFATVDQFRTALKEHFIKINREYVWLANDQSRVRAKCKSAGCNWVIYARVQLSDKRSFRVNTLVDRHTCGLVFNNKHATSNWLAKHYLEQFKINPNLTYSGFMQLTTRTQFSRTTRSTFYRAKNCARVMLEGTIREQYAILEDYCKQLLETNPGSTSILKTRMQDGKRLFERVYICLKACKYGFVNGCRPLICLDGCFLKGYCKGMLLAAIGIDAANAMFPVAYAVVEKEYTGSWTWFLNLLKEDLKIDEPERLTMISDRQKGLEIALSTVFQGSEVRFCVRHMHANFKKQFPGLLLKQMMWAAARATTKVEWKNRMNEIKQENFKAYEWLMKKNPEEWTKSHFREHVKCDLLINNLCESFNNAILDARDKSIITLLENIRHWMMSLFCNRRMSVSKWVHPVSKRIMDIIEKNKNVSKHCFPMLAGGGKFQVNLLQSINAQSFVVNLETKTCTCRLFQLSGIPCGHALAAIWFSNLDPVGFIDDYYKRQAYEETYATPIEPMPSPDKWPDTGLNPIHPPTETILPRRPKKSRNKEADEPPPTTATKARRVGQVNHCSNCKQTGHSRVTCKNATMEVILVHGMPDLYSFAVKMNVICLSMMSYVFGLITACKAREEDHHLRILLLKLLKGRSELRDRSKGMVVPHLRPTKKLLFNLKPF; encoded by the coding sequence ATGTTTGCTAATGCTAATCCTGCAACATGGTGGCATTCAGTTACAGACGGTTGTAGCCAAGCTGATCCAAATGATGATGAAGGTGCTTATGTTAGTGAGGAAGACCTACAAAGTTTGTCTAGTTCAGATGAGGATGGTAATGCCAGGAGGAGAAAAAGATCCAACAACCAATTCAATCATGCAACAAACATGGATAACTTCAGATTTAAATTAGGCATGCTTTTTGCTACCGTGGACCAATTTAGAACTGCATTGAAGGAGCATTTTATTAAGATTAACAGGGAGTATGTTTGGCTGGCCAATGACCAAAGTCGGGTAAGGGCAAAATGCAAGAGTGCAGGCTGCAATTGGGTCATTTATGCAAGAGTCCAACTGTCAGACAAGCGCTCATTCAGGGTAAATACATTGGTGGATAGGCACACGTGTGGATTGGTTTTCAACAACAAACATGCAACCTCCAATTGGCTTGCAAAGCATTATCTTGAACAGTTCAAAATAAACCCAAACTTAACTTACTCTGGTTTCATGCAGCTAACAACACGTACTCAGTTTTCAAGAACAACAAGGTCAACTTTCTACAGAGCAAAGAATTGTGCAAGAGTGATGTTAGAAGGAACTATAAGGGAACAATATGCCATACTGGAAGATTATTGCAAGCAACTGTTAGAGACAAATCCTGGGAGCACATCAATATTGAAAACCAGAATGCAAGATGGAAAGAGGTTATTTGAAAGGGTGTATATATGTCTTAAAGCTTGTAAATATGGATTCGTCAATGGTTGTAGGCCCCTTATCTGCTTGGATGGTTGTTTTTTAAAAGGATATTGCAAAGGAATGTTATTAGCTGCAATTGGCATTGATGCAGCAAATGCCATGTTTCCAGTGGCTTATGCTGTAGTGGAGAAGGAGTACACAGGTAGCTGGACATGGTTTTTAAATTTATTGAAGGAGGATTTGAAGATTGATGAACCAGAGAGATTAACAATGATTTCAGATAGGCAAAAGGGCTTAGAAATAGCATTAAGTACTGTATTTCAAGGTTCGGAAGTGAGATTCTGTGTGAGACATATGCATGCcaatttcaagaagcaattccctGGACTCTTACTTAAGCAAATGATGTGGGCCGCTGCAAGGGCAACAACTAAAGTGGAATGGAAAAATAGGATGAATGAAATTAAGCAAGAGAATTTCAAGGCGTATGAATGGCTGATGAAAAAAAACCCAGAAGAATGGACCAAGTCTCATTTCAGGGAGCATGTGAAATGTGACCTTCTTATTAATAACCTCTGTGAAAGTTTCAACAATGCCATTCTTGATGCCAGAGATAAATCTATTATCACTTTGCTAGAAAATATTAGGCATTGGATGATGAGTTTGTTCTGCAATAGAAGAATGAGTGTCTCTAAGTGGGTGCATCCTGTTTCCAAAAGAATTATGGACATCATTGAGAAAAACAAGAATGTTTCTAAGCATTGTTTCCCTATGCTTGCTGGAGGTGGTAAGTTCCAGGTAAATTTATTGCAAAGCATCAATGCTCAGTCATTTGTTGTGAACTTGGAAACGAAAACATGCACATGTAGGCTATTCCAATTGTCTGGCATACCATGTGGGCATGCTTTAGCTGCTATCTGGTTTTCAAACCTAGATCCAGTGGGATTCATAGATGACTACTACAAGAGGCAAGCATATGAAGAAACTTATGCGACACCAATCGAACCAATGCCTAGCCCAGATAAGTGGCCTGACACTGGTCTGAATCCGATACATCCTCCAACAGAGACAATTTTACCTAGAAGGCCTAAAAAGTCTAGAAACAAAGAGGCAGATGAACCACCACCTACTACTGCAACAAAGGCTAGGAGAGTTGGCCAAGTTAATCACTGCAGCAATTGTAAGCAAACAGGCCATTCACGAGTAACATGCAAGAATGCAACTATGGAGGTAATCTTGGTACACGGTATGCCAGACTTGTATTCATTTGCAGTTAAAATGAATGTGATTTGCTTAAGTATGATGAGTTATGTTTTTGGTTTAATTACAGCCTGCAAGGCAAGAGAGGAAGACCACCATCTCAGAATCCTACTACTGAAACTATTAAAAGGAAGGAGCGAGCTAAGAGACAGAAGCAAAGGAATGGTGGTTCCACATCTCAGACCAACTAAGAAGCTGCTCTTTAATCTTAAACCCTTTTga
- the LOC133822692 gene encoding serine carboxypeptidase-like 50 encodes MESTRLSRFLLFFLHCKLTLSVSLLPNEALPTKSGYLPINPNSDSAIFYLYYEAHKPISTLSQTPLLIWLQGGPGCSSMLGNFLELGPWRVNFHKSPHEPLALEPNPGSWNRIFGLLFLDNPIGTGFSIASKPEEIPRDQNKVAEHLFAAITSFFESNPSFKSRPLYITGESYAGKYVPAIGSYILKKNAEFPSPNRINLAGVAIGNGMTDPAAQVGVLADMAYFTGFVNEKQKMKLAKLQSEAVALTEAGNWSAAADARSRALNSFQKMTGLATLYDFTKREPYKTNLVEELLRNDDVKRALGVKRRVVFEGCNFLVSKAMHEDMMKSAKHMVESLVKESRVLLYQGHLDLRALGVVPTEAWVRSLNWEGIEGFLSAEKEVWTVNGEVAGYVQRWGSLTNAVVLGAGHMVPTDQALNSLSMIEDWVLEQGLFGNNMSYSFLGPMQI; translated from the coding sequence ATGGAGTCAACGAGGCTCAGTCGCTTTCTCCTCTTCTTCCTCCACTGTAAACTAACCCTCTCAGTATCTTTACTCCCAAATGAAGCTCTCCCCACCAAATCGGGTTATCTCCCAATCAATCCCAACTCCGATTCCGCCATTTTCTACCTCTACTACGAAGCTCACAAACCCATTTCAACTCTCTCCCAAACCCCACTCCTCATCTGGCTCCAGGGCGGCCCCGGATGCTCATCCATGCTCGGAAACTTCCTCGAGCTCGGCCCCTGGCGCGTCAATTTCCACAAAAGTCCCCATGAACCGCTGGCTCTCGAGCCCAACCCAGGTTCGTGGAACCGTATTTTTGGACTCCTTTTCCTCGACAACCCGATCGGAACCGGATTCAGTATCGCATCCAAACCCGAAGAGATCCCCAGAGATCAGAACAAAGTCGCCGAACACCTTTTCGCCGCCATAACTTCGTTTTTTGAGTCAAACCCATCGTTCAAATCTCGGCCGCTTTACATTACGGGTGAGAGCTATGCGGGAAAGTACGTTCCGGCAATTGGATCCTACATTTTAAAAAAGAACGCCGAGTTTCCGAGTCCAAATCGTATCAATTTGGCCGGTGTCGCGATCGGAAACGGGATGACTGATCCGGCAGCCCAAGTGGGGGTTCTTGCGGATATGGCTTACTTCACCGGTTTTGTCAACGAGAAGCAAAAGATGAAGCTGGCAAAGCTTCAATCGGAGGCGGTGGCTCTTACCGAGGCCGGGAATTGGAGTGCAGCTGCGGACGCGAGAAGCAGAGCCCTGAATTCGTTTCAGAAGATGACGGGTTTGGCCACTCTGTACGATTTCACAAAGAGGGAGCCGTACAAGACGAACTTGGTCGAGGAGCTGTTGCGAAACGACGACGTCAAGAGGGCGTTAGGGGTGAAACGGCGTGTCGTTTTCGAGGGGTGTAACTTTTTGGTGAGTAAAGCAATGCACGAAGATATGATGAAGAGCGCAAAACACATGGTGGAGTCACTGGTGAAGGAGAGCAGAGTATTGCTTTACCAAGGTCATTTGGATTTGAGGGCTCTCGGCGTCGTTCCGACCGAGGCTTGGGTCAGGAGCTTGAATTGGGAAGGGATTGAGGGGTTTTTAAGTGCAGAGAAAGAGGTTTGGACAGTGAATGGAGAAGTGGCCGGGTATGTTCAGAGATGGGGGAGTTTGACAAACGCCGTCGTTTTGGGGGCTGGCCATATGGTTCCCACCGACCAAGCATTGAATTCCTTATCTATGATTGAAGACTGGGTTTTGGAACAAGGGTTGTTTGGCAATAATATGTCCTATAGCTTTTTAGGGCCAATGCAAATATAA
- the LOC133822691 gene encoding serine carboxypeptidase-like 50 codes for MESTTPYRFLLILFFFFFFLQTKITHSASLIPKKALPTKSGYLPVNPNSDSAIFYLFYEAQKPISTLSKTPILIWLQGGPGCSSMIGNFYELGPWRVNFNKRPDEPLALEPNPGSWNRIFGLLFIDNPIGTGFSVASKPEEIPRNQTGVAEQLFAAIKAFIKSDPSFKTRPIYITGESYAGKYAPAIGYYILKKNAKLPSSDRINLAGVAIGNGLTDPEIQVSTHAANVYFSGLVNERQKGELEKLQSETVTLTKAGNWSAATDARHRVLRKLENMTGLATLYDFSKKAPYKDEMVEELLQNDDVKKMLGVKGSVVFEVCSDLVGEILYEDVMKSVKYMVESLVKESKVLLYQGHFDLRDGVVSTEAWVKTLSWEGIESFLNAERKVWKVNGELAGYVQKWGSLTNAVVLGAGHLVPTDQALNSQAMIEDWVLDRGLFKKGSYSTKFKKQI; via the coding sequence ATGGAGTCAACAACCCCATATCGTTTCCTACtaatccttttcttcttcttcttctttctgcaaACAAAAATAACCCATTCAGCTTCTCTCATCCCAAAAAAAGCTCTCCCCACAAAATCAGGCTATCTTCCAGTCAATCCCAACTCCGACTCCGCCATTTTCTACCTCTTCTATGAAGCTCAAAAACCCATATCAACTCTCTCCAAAACCCCAATTCTCATCTGGCTCCAGGGTGGCCCGGGATGCTCCTCCATGATCGGAAACTTCTACGAGCTCGGCCCATGGCGTGTCAATTTCAACAAAAGACCCGACGAGCCGCTGGCTCTCGAACCCAACCCGGGTTCTTGGAACAGGATATTCGGTCTCCTTTTCATCGATAACCCGATCGGAACTGGGTTCAGTGTCGCTTCCAAACCGGAAGAAATCCCCAGAAATCAGACCGGAGTCGCCGAACAACTATTCGCAGCCATAAAGGCGTTTATCAAATCAGACCCATCGTTCAAAACTCGGCCAATTTATATAACGGGCGAGAGCTATGCGGGAAAGTACGCTCCGGCAATTGGGTACTATATTTTGAAGAAGAACGCTAAGTTACCGAGTTCGGATCGGATTAATCTAGCAGGAGTTGCGATAGGAAATGGGTTGACCGACCCGGAAATTCAAGTATCGACTCACGCAGCGAACGTTTACTTCTCCGGTTTGGTCAACGAGAGGCAAAAGGGCGAGCTGGAAAAGCTTCAATCGGAGACTGTGACTCTGACCAAGGCCGGGAATTGGAGCGCGGCGACGGACGCAAGACACAGAGTACTGCGAAAGCTTGAGAACATGACGGGCTTGGCCACTTTGTACGATTTTTCGAAGAAGGCACCCTACAAGGATGAGATGGTAGAGGAGCTTTTGCAAAACGACGACGTTAAGAAGATGTTGGGAGTGAAAGGGTCTGTAGTTTTTGAGGTATGTAGCGATTTGGTGGGCGAAATACTCTACGAAGATGTGATGAAGAGCGTAAAGTACATGGTGGAGTCGCTGGTGAAGGAGAGCAAGGTTTTGCTTTACCAAGGGCATTTTGATTTGAGAGATGGCGTCGTTTCGACCGAGGCTTGGGTGAAGACTCTGAGTTGGGAAGGGATTGAGAGTTTTTTAAATGCGGAGAGAAAGGTTTGGAAAGTGAATGGAGAACTAGCTGGGTATGTGCAGAAATGGGGGAGTTTGACGAACGCCGTCGTTTTGGGAGCTGGTCATTTGGTGCCCACTGATCAAGCTTTGAACTCCCAGGCTATGATTGAAGACTGGGTTTTGGATAGAGGGTTGTTCAAGAAGGGGAGTTACTCGACTAAGTTTAAGAAGCAAATCTGA